A genomic segment from Vicinamibacterales bacterium encodes:
- a CDS encoding sodium:alanine symporter family protein: protein MEELTQQIQAIESSVYEWYAVPLILLATGGLITITTGLVQIRRFPAAFRMVFAGAFKKNTAQDGTITPFQALSTALASTVGNGNIGGVATAIIIGGPGAIFWMWVCAAVGMATKYAEAVLGVHFRVTRETGELAAGPMYYITGGIPYGWLAKPLAYAFAFFGAVACLLGTGNMAQSNTVARTFVEAARTIFNLDVPLWFPGILITTAVGLVLIGGIKRIAAVAEKLVPSMIVVYLAVAMVYILMNVTELPAMFGLIISRAFSPSAAVGGFVGASVAQALAAGISRGVLSNEAGLGSAPIAHGIANVKHPSEQGLVGIFEVFVDTILVCSMTAFIILSSGLWTDPSYQQASGDLTAAALSTSIPFASLMVAVCSFLFGFSTLIGWCYYGEKCFEFLFGSDKILIYRVLFTALVMVGSVISVPMVWAIGTLLNGFMAFPNLIGLIFLVGTVKKLTQEYFEGTNTSS, encoded by the coding sequence GTGGAAGAACTGACGCAGCAAATCCAAGCCATCGAAAGTTCTGTGTACGAGTGGTATGCGGTTCCCCTAATTCTCTTGGCCACGGGTGGACTCATTACCATCACAACAGGGTTGGTGCAGATTCGCCGTTTCCCAGCTGCCTTCCGCATGGTATTCGCTGGAGCCTTTAAGAAGAATACCGCCCAAGACGGGACCATCACTCCGTTTCAGGCTCTATCAACAGCTCTCGCCTCAACCGTCGGCAATGGCAATATCGGTGGCGTAGCCACCGCCATAATCATCGGTGGACCGGGGGCTATCTTTTGGATGTGGGTCTGTGCAGCAGTCGGCATGGCCACGAAGTACGCTGAGGCGGTTCTAGGCGTCCACTTCCGGGTAACCCGTGAGACAGGCGAATTGGCGGCGGGTCCGATGTACTACATCACCGGTGGAATCCCTTATGGGTGGCTTGCGAAACCGCTAGCTTACGCCTTCGCGTTCTTCGGCGCCGTAGCTTGTTTACTTGGCACAGGCAACATGGCCCAGTCGAACACAGTCGCACGAACGTTCGTGGAAGCGGCGCGAACAATTTTCAACCTCGACGTGCCTCTCTGGTTTCCCGGCATACTGATCACGACCGCTGTCGGACTCGTGTTAATCGGCGGCATCAAGCGAATTGCTGCCGTTGCGGAAAAGCTGGTGCCGTCGATGATCGTTGTCTATCTCGCAGTGGCAATGGTCTATATCCTGATGAACGTGACCGAACTGCCGGCAATGTTTGGATTAATCATCTCCCGGGCTTTTTCACCCTCGGCCGCGGTTGGAGGCTTCGTCGGCGCCTCAGTCGCTCAGGCCTTGGCTGCTGGAATTAGCCGTGGCGTACTCTCGAATGAAGCTGGGCTAGGTAGCGCACCGATCGCGCACGGGATTGCCAATGTAAAACATCCCTCTGAGCAGGGCTTGGTTGGTATCTTTGAAGTCTTCGTCGACACAATCTTGGTGTGCTCGATGACCGCATTCATCATTCTCTCCTCAGGCCTGTGGACAGACCCAAGTTACCAACAGGCAAGCGGCGATCTAACCGCTGCCGCCCTGAGCACCAGCATTCCGTTTGCCTCCCTGATGGTCGCGGTGTGCTCCTTCCTCTTTGGCTTTTCGACGCTCATCGGCTGGTGCTACTACGGTGAAAAATGCTTCGAGTTCCTGTTCGGCTCGGACAAGATCCTGATCTACCGAGTGCTGTTCACGGCGCTCGTCATGGTCGGTTCGGTCATTTCAGTGCCTATGGTCTGGGCTATCGGCACGCTGTTAAATGGATTTATGGCGTTTCCAAATCTGATAGGCCTGATCTTCCTCGTTGGAACCGTTAAGAAGTTGACTCAAGAATACTTCGAGGGCACTAACACAAGCAGCTAG
- the thiE gene encoding thiamine phosphate synthase yields the protein MPLSPLYAIVDADVSSRHGWEVTQLAEAVMRGGARLVQLRAKSVSSKTFMVWADTIVNLGIRYGASIILNDRADLVRLSGARGLHLGQEDLPVDAARQIVGPEALIGLSTHTLRQLNVALSGPTSYVAVGPVFETQSKTASDAVVGLEFVAQAAERVKGVPLVGIGGITLERARSVICAGATSVAVISDLLTGGNPERRAAEFLDALTD from the coding sequence ATGCCGCTGTCCCCACTTTACGCAATTGTTGATGCTGATGTGTCATCCCGCCATGGCTGGGAGGTCACGCAGCTTGCCGAGGCCGTGATGCGTGGCGGGGCGCGGCTTGTGCAGCTGCGGGCCAAGTCAGTATCGAGCAAGACCTTTATGGTCTGGGCTGACACCATCGTCAACCTAGGCATTCGATATGGAGCGAGCATTATTTTGAACGATCGTGCCGATCTTGTCAGGCTTTCCGGTGCTCGCGGCCTCCACCTTGGTCAAGAGGACTTGCCGGTGGATGCCGCACGGCAGATCGTAGGACCGGAAGCTTTGATAGGCCTCTCGACCCACACCCTGCGACAACTCAATGTCGCCCTGTCCGGGCCGACCTCCTACGTGGCTGTTGGCCCAGTCTTTGAGACGCAGAGTAAGACGGCTTCCGATGCGGTTGTGGGGCTAGAGTTTGTCGCGCAAGCTGCCGAACGTGTCAAGGGCGTACCGCTTGTTGGTATTGGCGGTATTACCCTGGAGCGTGCACGTAGTGTGATCTGCGCTGGTGCAACGTCGGTTGCGGTAATCTCCGACCTGCTGACCGGGGGTAATCCGGAACGCCGAGCAGCTGAATTTCTCGACGCTCTCACTGATTGA
- the accC gene encoding acetyl-CoA carboxylase biotin carboxylase subunit, producing the protein MFKKILIANRGEIALRVIHACRELDIKTVAVYSDADEHSVHVGFADESVCIGPARSIDSYLSVPAVISAAEITGVDALHPGYGFLSESAFLAEACESCRIKFIGPDQTVMRLMGDKARARRAMKKAGVKVLPGSDGPVEGLEKAQVLGKKIGFPLIIKATAGGGGRGLRVVRSFPELEVAFQTAQHEAEVAFGFRDVYIEKFVEAPRHIEVQVLADQHGHVIHLGERECSIQRRHQKILEEAPSVALTNRLRKKLGKTVVHAAKAVQYQNAGTFEFLLDGKRNFYFIEANARLQVEHPVTEMITGIDIVKEQIRIAAGEKLGFQQRGVNFDGHSIECRINAEDPDTFVPSPGVIETFSFLGGPGIRLDTYAHAGCTVSPFYDSLVAKVVAHGRDRNEAIARLRRTLDMTVIEGIKTNIPLHQAILEDPGFVAAEFDTTFLERFQANRPRKGLAKAV; encoded by the coding sequence ATGTTCAAGAAGATCCTGATTGCCAATCGTGGTGAAATCGCACTTCGTGTCATCCACGCCTGTCGTGAGCTGGATATCAAGACGGTAGCGGTTTACTCCGACGCGGATGAGCACTCCGTCCATGTCGGTTTTGCTGATGAGTCAGTCTGTATCGGCCCTGCCAGAAGCATCGATAGCTATTTGAGCGTGCCAGCAGTGATCAGCGCTGCTGAGATCACTGGCGTTGACGCATTGCATCCCGGATATGGCTTTCTGTCGGAAAGTGCGTTTCTCGCCGAAGCCTGTGAGTCCTGTCGTATCAAATTCATTGGTCCCGATCAGACCGTGATGCGTCTGATGGGTGATAAGGCGAGGGCGCGCCGAGCGATGAAGAAAGCTGGTGTGAAGGTCCTCCCAGGTAGTGACGGGCCGGTCGAAGGGTTAGAGAAGGCTCAGGTTCTCGGTAAGAAGATTGGATTTCCGCTCATCATTAAGGCGACGGCTGGTGGTGGTGGGAGAGGGCTACGGGTGGTACGGTCATTCCCGGAATTGGAAGTGGCTTTCCAGACGGCTCAACACGAAGCTGAAGTGGCGTTTGGATTCCGCGATGTATATATCGAGAAATTCGTTGAAGCACCTCGACACATTGAAGTGCAGGTGCTCGCCGATCAACACGGTCATGTCATTCACCTCGGAGAACGTGAGTGTTCGATTCAACGTCGTCACCAGAAGATTCTCGAGGAGGCTCCATCGGTGGCCCTTACCAACCGGTTGCGCAAGAAGTTGGGAAAAACGGTTGTGCATGCTGCTAAGGCTGTGCAGTATCAAAATGCTGGAACCTTTGAGTTTCTTTTGGACGGCAAGCGTAACTTCTACTTCATAGAAGCGAATGCTCGGCTTCAGGTCGAACATCCTGTGACGGAAATGATCACAGGAATTGATATTGTCAAGGAGCAGATTCGGATCGCCGCTGGTGAGAAGTTGGGCTTCCAGCAGAGGGGGGTGAACTTTGACGGCCACTCGATCGAATGCCGAATCAATGCCGAGGACCCCGACACCTTCGTGCCATCGCCAGGAGTGATCGAGACGTTCAGTTTCTTAGGTGGCCCGGGTATTAGACTCGATACTTACGCGCATGCTGGCTGCACGGTGTCCCCGTTTTATGATTCGCTTGTGGCGAAGGTCGTCGCGCACGGGCGCGACCGCAACGAGGCAATTGCTCGTCTAAGGCGTACACTTGATATGACAGTCATCGAAGGGATCAAGACGAACATCCCTCTCCATCAAGCCATTCTGGAGGACCCTGGATTCGTGGCGGCCGAGTTTGATACGACCTTTCTGGAGCGGTTCCAGGCAAATCGACCACGTAAAGGTTTGGCTAAGGCTGTCTAG
- the accB gene encoding acetyl-CoA carboxylase biotin carboxyl carrier protein, whose translation MTNKVGRKELHLNNLDEIKEIIELAQEHNLSEFEIEKEGVRLRIKREGSHDHGAVTAVSAPAPALIAAQSVESTFGTDVDGSTDLSVVKSPIVGTFFRAPDPEAKPFVEVGDKVGKGQVLCIIEAMKLMNEINAEEDGEIAEILVENGQPVQYGDQLFSMRVRPRVS comes from the coding sequence ATGACCAACAAAGTTGGGCGAAAAGAGTTGCACCTTAATAATCTTGACGAGATCAAGGAAATCATTGAGCTTGCTCAGGAGCATAACCTCTCAGAGTTCGAAATTGAGAAGGAAGGTGTCCGTCTCCGGATCAAGCGCGAGGGTTCGCATGACCATGGTGCCGTGACCGCTGTTTCGGCACCAGCGCCTGCTCTGATCGCCGCTCAGTCAGTTGAATCGACGTTTGGGACTGACGTGGATGGGTCCACTGATCTGTCAGTAGTTAAGTCGCCGATTGTTGGAACATTTTTTCGTGCTCCAGATCCTGAGGCTAAACCGTTCGTTGAGGTCGGCGACAAAGTGGGCAAAGGGCAAGTTTTGTGCATCATTGAAGCGATGAAGTTGATGAACGAGATCAATGCTGAAGAGGATGGCGAGATCGCCGAGATTCTTGTTGAAAACGGTCAGCCCGTTCAGTACGGTGACCAGCTGTTTTCCATGCGCGTCCGTCCAAGGGTCAGTTGA